CTTTGAGCGCTTCATCGAATTTGCGCCTGGCATGAGCCCAGCAGCCTACCCTGACCATGGTTTCCGGCAGGCTGTGGTAGCCGGCATAGCCGTCGGTATGCAGATACCCGCTAAAGCCTTGCAGGAATTCGGTGGGTCGTTTGGCCTTGCGGTCGGGCTGGTAGTCAAACAGCACGATCGGCATCTGCGTATTGCCACCGGTCCGGTACAGCCACATATAGCTCTTGCTCTGGGCCGGTTTGCCCGGTTCGTGCAAAACCTGCAGCACAGTTTCGTCTGCGTGCAAGTAGCGTTGGGCGCAGAGGCTTTGATGCAGTTGTTCATAGAGGGGCTCCAGCCAGTCGATGGCGCAGCGGATCAGCCAGTTGGACATGGTTTGCCGCGACAGCTCAATGCCCAGCCGGTTCCATTCCTGCTCCTGACGGTACAGCGGCAGGCCGCTGACGAATTTCTGCGTCATGATGTGGGGCACTGCTTCCGGTGAGGCAAAGCTGCCTGGGATGACGGGCTTGTCCACCGGCGCCTGGATGATGGGCACGCTCGTGGCGTTGGTCTCGCAATTCCGGCAGGCATAGACATACTGAACATGTTCGACGATCACGGCTTGGGCGGGGATGAGTTTGAGTTCCCGGCGGATTTGTTTGCCCATGACATGCAGG
This genomic stretch from Acetonema longum DSM 6540 harbors:
- the tnpC gene encoding IS66 family transposase, with amino-acid sequence LHVMGKQIRRELKLIPAQAVIVEHVQYVYACRNCETNATSVPIIQAPVDKPVIPGSFASPEAVPHIMTQKFVSGLPLYRQEQEWNRLGIELSRQTMSNWLIRCAIDWLEPLYEQLHQSLCAQRYLHADETVLQVLHEPGKPAQSKSYMWLYRTGGNTQMPIVLFDYQPDRKAKRPTEFLQGFSGYLHTDGYAGYHSLPETMVRVGCWAHARRKFDEALKALPEKDRQGSGADRGKRYCDQLFAIERQLADCTAPERYEKRQELAKPVLD